The Vicinamibacterales bacterium genomic interval GCCCTGGTCCTCATCGATCCGAACAACCCCACCGGCGCCATCTACCCCGAGGCCACGCGGCGCCGCCTGATCGAGTTCGCGCTGGCGCGAGGGCTCGTCATTCTCGCCGACGAGGTGTACGGCGATCTCGGGTTCGAGGGCCCCGTGCCGGCGCTGGCGGCCTTGGCGCCCGACGCGCCGATCATCTCCTACTCCAGCCTGTCCAAGGCCTACCTCGCGCCGGGATGGCGCGCCGGGTGGATGGCCGTCGGCGCCACGCCGCGGCTCGACGAGGTGCTCGCGGCCATCAAGAAGCTCGCCGATGGCCGGCTGTGCAGCCCCGGACCGATGCAGCACGCGGTCACCGCGGCACTCACGGGCGATCGCTCCCATCAGATCGCGTTCCGAGAGGCGCTGAAGGCGCGCGCCGACCTGACGACGGCCCGGTTCAACGCGATGGACGGGATGAACGTCGTGGCACCGAAAGCCGCGTTCTACGCGATGCCGCAGGTCGCGCTGCCGCCGGGCCGGACCGACGAGGATTTCGTCCTCGGGCTGCTACGGGCGAAGGGCATCCTGTGCGTGCACGGGTCCGGCTTCGGACTGCCTCCCGAGGGCGGGTACTTCCGGGTGGTGTTTCTGGCGTCGCCCGATGAGCTGTCGTCGATCTACGACGAGGTCGAGGACTTCGCGCGGGAGTTCGCGCGAGCCTGATCCGGTGCCGTCAGTGCCGGGAGGCCGCGTCGTCCAGACGGTCGCCGCGTTCCTGCTCTTCGTCTCGCTGACGGCGGTCATGACGTGGCCGCTGGCCGCGGGACTGGGGCGGGACGTTCCGGCCGACCTCGGAGACTCCCTGCTCAACATGTGGATCATGGCCTGGGACGCCGAGGCGTTCATGGGCATGGCCGCCGGCCGGATGTCGTTCGGCGACCTCTGGAACGCGAACATCTTCGCGCCCACGCCCCTGAGCCTCACCTTCTCGGAGCACCTCGTGCCGCAGGCGCTCCAGGGCCTGCCCTTCTATCTGGCCACCGGCAACATCGTGCTCGCCTACGACGTCGTGTTCCTGTCGACGTTCGTCCTCTCGGGCCTGGGCATGTTCCTGCTGGTCCGCGAGCTGACGGGCAGCGCGCGCGCCGGTCTCGTCGCCGGTCTCTTCTACGCGTTCCTGCCGTACCGCCTCGGTCAGTTCCCGCACATCCAGACGCTGTCTTCGCAGTGGATGCCGTTCGCGCTGTACGGCATGCGCCGCTACTTCGACACCGGACATCTCCTGTCGCTGGCTGGAGGCGCGGCCGCCTTCGCGCTGCAGGGCCTCTCGACCGGGTACTACCTCTTCTACTTCGCACCGGTATTCGGCGCGTACGTGCTGTGGGAGGTGATCGTGCGCGGCCGGTGGCGCGACGTCCGCACCTGGCTCTCGCTCGGGGGCGCGGGCCTGGCGACGCTTGCCGTCATGGCGCCTTTCCTGCGGCCGTATCAGCAGGCGCGCGCGCAACTCGGCCTCGAACGCGCGTACGGGGAACTGCTCACCTTTTCGGCCGACTTGTACGCCTACGTGAACGCCCCGCCGCAGGCGCACCTCTGGGGGCCAACCCTGAACCGGTTCCCGCAACCGGAGGGCGACCTGTTCTTCGGCGCCGTTCCCTGGCTGATGGCGTTGGCAAGCGTCGGCCTGTGGGCGGCGCGCGCGCGTGTCGCGTCGCGCGACACGCCTTTTGGCCGCACGCCGTTCACCGAGCGCCTCGCCGTCGGGCTGGTCCTGGCGACGGCCGCCGTCGTCGTCGCGGCGATCCTCATTGCCCTCACCGGCGGCGGCACCTGGACGATCGGCGGGATCGCGCTCAGGGCGACGAGCGTCCGGCGAACACTGGCCGTGGGCGCACTGCTGCTGCTCGCCGGGTTGATCGTGTCGCCGCGATGGCGCGAGGCGGCCCGCTCGAATCCCACCGACCTGACGCCTCTCCTCGTGGCAGCCATCGTCTTCGCGATCGTGATGTCCCTCGGACCGGCGCCGCGGGCCGGCGGCGGCCGGCTGTCGGGCCTCGAACTGTACCGCCTGTTCTTCGACTACGTCCCCGGCTTCGACGGTCTCCGCGTACCCGCCCGCTTCGCGATGGTGGCGGCGGCGATGCTCGCCACGCTGGCCGGCTACTCGCTGGGCGCGCTCGCGCGACGGCGATTCGGGACGGCCGCGCTGACGGTCCTCGGCGTCGCGTTCCTGGCCGAGTCGTACGCGGCGCCTGTGGACGTGAACGTGAACTGGGAAGCGGGCACGCGCTACGAGCGGCCGTGGAGCGAGGTACACCGCCTCAACGAGGGTCCGCTCGCCTACCGGCATCTCCTGCTGATGCCG includes:
- a CDS encoding aminotransferase class I/II-fold pyridoxal phosphate-dependent enzyme — its product is MGATLTTSFPAAKRVARFTYAIRQVVAEARKVEATGMRVRYLNIGDPNAFGFQTPPHLVEAVARAMRDGHNGYTPSVGIQPARDAAAADFSARGVMVSPDRVLITSGTSEGIELALTAMVDEGDDVLVPSPTYPLYTAVLAKIGAAPVYYRTDPDHGWLPDLDHMAAACTPRTRALVLIDPNNPTGAIYPEATRRRLIEFALARGLVILADEVYGDLGFEGPVPALAALAPDAPIISYSSLSKAYLAPGWRAGWMAVGATPRLDEVLAAIKKLADGRLCSPGPMQHAVTAALTGDRSHQIAFREALKARADLTTARFNAMDGMNVVAPKAAFYAMPQVALPPGRTDEDFVLGLLRAKGILCVHGSGFGLPPEGGYFRVVFLASPDELSSIYDEVEDFAREFARA